One window of the Thamnophis elegans isolate rThaEle1 chromosome 6, rThaEle1.pri, whole genome shotgun sequence genome contains the following:
- the INSM1 gene encoding insulinoma-associated protein 1, with translation MPRGFLVKRSRRPTPISYRTRCSCYPGAGLEGGGDPGQLLVPPPFPAPHFPSSVSASESAEAALLPAPAAPQFGTPEGPSSPAPLHSPARAVSEERSLHLASPVSAESFPAPEPLLLGPGGELKLWAVAAAAAALASGPPPVPQRSHGPSPGASKRSQGRKAKAARKLHFEDEVTTSPVLGLRIKEGPPEPALAAQQLQQQQQQPPAGSAAGLRAGSAQPLGEFICQLCKERYPDPLALAQHKCSRIVRVEYRCPECDKLFSCPANLASHRRWHKPRPVNGAPAKAKPAPEEAAKGGGGGGGGNSSSSSSERDTPSPGSGGGGSSGEPEASGAEEFACPRCAKRFRRQSALRKHLPLHHEPLDGLSQARPPPEACLEEAASGHSPLSLSGECHLCPVCGETFPSKSGQERHLRVLHAAQAFPCKYCPATFYSSPGLTRHINKCHPSENRQVILLQVPVRPAC, from the coding sequence ATGCCCCGGGGCTTTTTGGTGAAGAGGAGTCGCAGACCTACGCCCATCTCTTACCGGACGCGTTGCTCCTGCTACCCGGGCGCTGGGCTGGAAGGAGGAGGCGATCCGGGGCAGCTCTTGGTGCCTCCGCCTTTTCCCGCCCCTCATTTCCCCAGCTCAGTTTCGGCCTCGGAATCCGCCGAAGCGGCGCTTCTGCCTGCGCCCGCCGCGCCGCAGTTCGGGACGCCGGAGGGCCCCTCTTCGCCGGCGCCTCTGCACAGCCCAGCGCGAGCGGTGAGCGAGGAGCGTAGCCTCCACCTGGCCTCGCCCGTCTCGGCCGAGTCCTTCCCGGCGCCGGAACCGTTACTCTTGGGCCCTGGAGGAGAACTCAAGCTTTGGGCAGTcgcggccgccgccgccgccctcgcTTCTGGCCCGCCGCCTGTCCCCCAGCGCAGCCACGGGCCGAGCCCAGGCGCCTCGAAGCGGTCTCAGGGCAGGAAGGCCAAGGCGGCCCGCAAGTTGCACTTCGAGGACGAGGTAACCACGTCGCCCGTGCTGGGCCTGCGGATCAAAGAAGGCCCGCCGGAGCCCGCTCTGGCCGCGCAAcaactgcagcagcagcagcagcagccgccggcTGGCTCGGCCGCGGGGCTGAGAGCGGGGAGCGCGCAGCCGCTGGGCGAATTCATCTGCCAGCTGTGCAAGGAGCGCTACCCGGACCCGCTGGCTCTGGCTCAGCACAAGTGCTCGCGGATCGTGCGCGTCGAGTACCGCTGTCCCGAGTGCGACAAGCTCTTCAGCTGCCCGGCCAACCTAGCCTCGCATCGCCGATGGCACAAACCGCGGCCGGTCAACGGAGCCCCGGCCAAGGCCAAGCCTGCTCCGGAGGAGGCCGCCAAgggaggagggggcggcggcggcggcaacagtagcagcagcagcagcgagcgGGATACGCCGAGTCCGGGGAGCGGCGGGGGAGGCAGCAGCGGAGAACCGGAGGCCTCCGGAGCCGAGGAATTCGCCTGCCCTCGTTGCGCCAAGCGGTTCCGACGCCAGAGCGCCCTGCGGAAGCACCTGCCGCTCCACCACGAGCCCCTGGACGGCTTGTCCCAGGCTCGGCCGCCTCCCGAGGCCTGTCTTGAAGAGGCGGCGTCCGGCCACAGCCCCCTGAGCTTGTCCGGGGAGTGCCACCTCTGCCCGGTGTGCGGGGAGACCTTCCCCAGCAAGAGCGGTCAAGAGCGTCACCTCCGCGTTCTCCATGCCgcccaggccttcccctgcaaataTTGCCCAGCGACGTTTTACAGCTCGCCGGGCCTCACCCGACACATCAACAAATGCCATCCCTCGGAGAACCGGCAGGTCATCCTGCTCCAGGTCCCCGTGCGCCCAGCCTGCTAG